Proteins found in one Nitratiruptor sp. SB155-2 genomic segment:
- a CDS encoding cation:proton antiporter, protein MNEQFLGQFLLLLALLFGLTYFLSGFLEKFKIPGILAALFVGMGIHYTPMGTVVQSGLYGYILTLLADFGVLFLLFFIGLQIDMKEMKSQSGDIILATLLNTLFPFLIGMGIILYLGYGWLIAFVIGLTGMPTAEAVIVPILDEFNLLRTKVGNYIVGAGVLDDVIEVFLVAFVSVLIGMETGMAQNKSQEVMEILLDALLFITAAFIARKYILSLLAKWTQTTVVNRIVLMILTLLVFGGFAEYSDLGLVIGAIVAGIIIRPILNKAGDIGENAIQAVKAVSYGFFGILFFLWIGMSVDLEGLIKAPQLAILLFLAAFIGKLLGILLMAFMKKLTFKEAIAIGIGLNVRLTTEIIVAKLLFDAKIIDTHLFTALVAASSISTLIVPLIFSFLASKWKGALAGVVKNNYIGT, encoded by the coding sequence ATGAACGAACAGTTTTTAGGCCAATTTCTTCTTTTGTTGGCACTATTGTTTGGTCTTACCTATTTTTTATCGGGCTTTTTGGAAAAGTTCAAAATTCCAGGGATTTTGGCTGCCCTTTTCGTAGGTATGGGTATCCATTATACTCCAATGGGAACAGTAGTGCAATCTGGACTATATGGCTATATTTTAACGCTTCTTGCAGATTTTGGTGTACTTTTTTTGCTCTTTTTCATAGGGTTGCAGATTGATATGAAGGAGATGAAGAGTCAAAGCGGCGATATCATTCTCGCAACCCTACTCAATACCCTCTTTCCTTTTTTGATAGGTATGGGGATTATTCTTTATCTAGGCTATGGATGGCTCATCGCTTTTGTCATTGGTCTTACAGGCATGCCGACTGCCGAAGCTGTGATAGTTCCTATTTTGGATGAGTTCAACCTTCTCAGAACAAAAGTAGGCAACTATATCGTTGGAGCCGGAGTCCTTGATGATGTCATAGAGGTATTTTTAGTCGCCTTTGTCTCTGTATTGATCGGAATGGAAACAGGGATGGCACAAAACAAATCGCAAGAGGTCATGGAAATTTTGCTCGATGCTCTCCTTTTCATTACAGCAGCCTTCATCGCCAGGAAATATATTTTATCGCTTCTGGCAAAATGGACACAGACGACAGTCGTCAACCGTATCGTTTTAATGATACTCACTCTTTTGGTATTTGGTGGTTTTGCCGAGTATAGCGATCTTGGTCTTGTCATAGGTGCGATTGTCGCTGGTATCATCATCCGCCCAATATTGAACAAAGCAGGTGATATAGGTGAAAATGCAATACAAGCTGTCAAAGCGGTAAGTTACGGTTTTTTTGGAATTCTTTTTTTTCTTTGGATAGGGATGAGCGTAGATCTAGAAGGTCTCATCAAAGCTCCACAGCTTGCAATATTACTTTTTTTGGCCGCTTTTATAGGAAAATTATTAGGCATTCTTCTTATGGCTTTTATGAAAAAACTTACCTTCAAAGAAGCAATAGCTATCGGGATAGGACTCAATGTAAGGCTCACTACTGAAATAATTGTTGCCAAGTTGCTTTTTGATGCGAAGATCATCGACACCCATCTTTTTACAGCTCTCGTAGCCGCTTCCAGTATTTCAACACTTATCGTTCCCCTTATATTCTCCTTTTTGGCTTCGAAATGGAAAGGGGCATTGGCAGGAGTGGTTAAAAACAACTACATAGGTACATAG
- a CDS encoding thiazole synthase has product MADILKIGKYEFTSRLIVGSGKYPDFKTTYDATIASGAQMITVAVRRVNITDPNKENLMDYFKDSDVQLLPNSAGCTTAEEAITLFRMVREATGIDIIKLEIIGDTEKTLYPDVIETIKACEVLANDGFTVMAYTNDDPITAKKLENAGAAAVMPLAAPIGSGLGIQNRYNVVFVKEAVNVPVIVDAGVGCASDAAIAMELGADGVLTNTAIAQAKNPIQMAEAMKYAVIAGRMSYLAGRIPKKPYATASSPSEGMIQF; this is encoded by the coding sequence ATGGCTGATATCTTGAAAATTGGAAAGTATGAGTTCACCAGTAGACTGATCGTAGGAAGCGGAAAATATCCAGATTTCAAAACAACGTACGATGCCACTATTGCCAGTGGAGCTCAGATGATCACTGTTGCGGTAAGACGAGTCAATATCACCGATCCAAATAAAGAGAATTTGATGGACTATTTCAAAGATAGTGACGTGCAGCTTTTGCCAAACAGTGCAGGGTGTACGACAGCCGAAGAAGCGATTACGCTATTTCGAATGGTTCGTGAAGCAACGGGCATCGATATCATTAAACTGGAGATCATAGGCGATACCGAAAAAACACTCTATCCCGATGTGATTGAAACCATCAAAGCGTGTGAAGTACTAGCCAATGATGGATTTACTGTCATGGCGTATACCAATGACGATCCGATCACGGCGAAAAAACTTGAAAATGCCGGAGCTGCAGCAGTTATGCCACTGGCAGCTCCTATTGGAAGTGGACTTGGTATCCAAAATAGATACAATGTGGTTTTTGTCAAAGAGGCTGTCAATGTCCCGGTAATTGTTGATGCAGGAGTAGGGTGCGCTAGTGATGCGGCGATCGCGATGGAATTAGGAGCTGATGGAGTTCTGACAAACACGGCAATCGCTCAGGCAAAAAATCCGATTCAAATGGCTGAAGCGATGAAGTATGCGGTGATAGCGGGTCGCATGAGCTATCTAGCGGGAAGAATTCCAAAAAAACCGTATGCAACAGCTTCCAGTCCGAGTGAGGGGATGATACAATTTTAA
- a CDS encoding potassium channel family protein — translation MDGWRYVIEDILVFLKKEMNAILMLLFVFVVGTIGYGKIDGWQHSPIDYLYMTFITVSTIGYGEIVHIDTVEGRIFTIVISILGIGLFGYIFSKLTAYLFDRELHEKWKRRKMIENIKNLKDHAIVCEGFQGYTPYVIDELRKSKIPFVVIGENEKAVEKFISRFGEMYHLVDSCIEDEALLRANIRKAKYLFALSHDDNINLLASVSAKFLKPEIKIVARCKNHEFIRKCKHIGVDFAISPEYLGGKLLAYEAIRPTVAHFLEDMFEKKIIHEGIGFDEVIVTSKWHGKRLLDLPLRNLSQVLIIALKRKKETLYNPKREMKMQENDILIVSGSLEEIRKLKELMTS, via the coding sequence ATGGATGGATGGCGTTATGTAATAGAAGATATTCTAGTCTTTTTGAAAAAAGAGATGAACGCCATCCTTATGCTTCTTTTTGTCTTTGTTGTAGGGACTATAGGATATGGTAAGATTGATGGATGGCAACATAGCCCTATAGATTACCTTTATATGACTTTTATAACGGTATCTACTATAGGCTATGGCGAAATCGTTCATATAGATACCGTTGAAGGCCGCATTTTTACTATTGTCATATCGATATTGGGAATCGGTCTTTTTGGATATATTTTCTCCAAATTGACCGCATATCTTTTTGATAGAGAGTTGCATGAAAAGTGGAAAAGAAGAAAAATGATAGAAAATATTAAAAATCTCAAAGATCACGCGATAGTTTGCGAAGGTTTTCAAGGCTATACCCCTTATGTCATTGATGAGCTACGTAAGAGTAAAATTCCTTTCGTTGTAATCGGGGAAAATGAAAAGGCGGTAGAAAAATTTATCTCTCGATTTGGAGAGATGTATCATTTAGTAGATTCTTGTATCGAAGATGAGGCTCTTTTGAGAGCTAACATAAGAAAAGCGAAGTATCTTTTTGCGCTTTCTCATGATGACAATATCAATCTTCTTGCTTCTGTCTCCGCTAAATTTTTAAAACCTGAAATTAAAATAGTTGCAAGATGCAAAAATCATGAATTTATCCGAAAATGCAAACATATTGGAGTCGATTTTGCAATTTCACCAGAGTATCTTGGTGGCAAATTATTGGCTTATGAGGCGATACGGCCAACAGTCGCTCACTTCTTGGAAGATATGTTTGAAAAAAAGATCATTCATGAAGGGATCGGTTTTGATGAGGTGATCGTTACTTCCAAATGGCATGGAAAACGTCTTTTAGATCTCCCTTTGCGAAATCTATCACAAGTTCTTATTATTGCATTGAAAAGAAAAAAGGAGACGCTGTACAATCCTAAACGAGAAATGAAAATGCAAGAAAATGATATATTGATCGTTTCTGGCTCTTTAGAAGAGATCAGGAAATTGAAAGAACTTATGACTTCTTAA
- the trxA gene encoding thioredoxin, whose amino-acid sequence MALENLTSQNFNEKVASHDIVILDFWAPWCGPCKEFGPIFEKVSQKHPEILFGKINTEEERDLAAHFNITSIPTVAIIREGIVLFMQPGLLPEEALEDLIRQVKELDMDKVREEIAQQEQNG is encoded by the coding sequence ATGGCCTTGGAAAATTTGACATCCCAAAACTTCAACGAAAAGGTTGCATCACATGATATTGTGATTCTTGACTTTTGGGCACCTTGGTGTGGTCCCTGTAAAGAGTTTGGTCCAATTTTCGAAAAAGTCTCCCAAAAACATCCGGAAATACTTTTTGGAAAGATCAACACGGAAGAAGAAAGAGATTTGGCAGCTCATTTCAACATCACTTCCATTCCAACCGTTGCTATCATTAGAGAAGGTATCGTACTGTTTATGCAGCCAGGACTCTTACCCGAAGAGGCTTTGGAAGATCTTATCCGTCAAGTTAAAGAGCTTGATATGGATAAGGTACGAGAAGAGATTGCACAGCAAGAGCAAAATGGATAA
- a CDS encoding sodium-dependent transporter yields the protein MKIQKFSKIGFIMAAAGSAVGLGNIWKFPYMTGEYGGGAFVLVYLVTIAFIGFSVMIAEMLIGALGKKDTVSSFEELAPPNKKWWKYAGFMGFNGVIIMTFYSVVIGWILYYLFYVLLQGLPSDTQTAKNIFSDLVGNEILAQIFFHTVSVIIVGYVVHRGIKGGIEKVNLILMPALMIILFGLLAYASSLEGFSKALAFMFEPKWDKLNSEAFIRAIGHSFFTLSLGMGAIMTYAASLPKDANITKTAFIVTFMDTLIALVAGLVIFSFLFQFGAKPGQGPGLVFISLPTILNNFGTLGIFFALLFFLALAFAGLTSAVSLVEPVVQYLIDRFNVTRTKAVVITSIIYWLIGIAALLSFTNSWGKVFSIGGKPLFDILEFTTDSILLPLGGFAIVIFVGYVLPKTQVQTHLQKPGELTGKLYSVWLFSIRYIAPVALVFMMLNLLGIVKI from the coding sequence TTGAAAATACAAAAATTTAGCAAGATCGGGTTTATTATGGCTGCGGCGGGAAGTGCTGTGGGCCTAGGTAATATATGGAAATTCCCCTATATGACGGGTGAATATGGTGGAGGTGCGTTTGTCCTTGTCTATCTCGTAACGATCGCTTTCATAGGATTTTCTGTCATGATTGCCGAGATGCTCATAGGTGCACTTGGAAAAAAAGATACGGTCAGCTCTTTTGAAGAGTTGGCGCCACCTAATAAAAAATGGTGGAAATATGCCGGCTTCATGGGTTTTAACGGTGTTATCATCATGACATTCTACTCAGTCGTTATAGGTTGGATTCTCTATTATCTTTTCTATGTACTTCTGCAAGGTCTGCCATCCGATACTCAGACTGCAAAAAATATCTTTTCCGATTTAGTAGGGAATGAGATCTTGGCGCAAATATTTTTCCATACCGTCTCTGTTATTATCGTCGGATATGTGGTCCATAGAGGAATAAAAGGCGGCATCGAAAAAGTCAACCTCATCTTGATGCCCGCACTCATGATCATACTTTTTGGTCTTTTAGCCTATGCTTCTTCGTTGGAAGGTTTTTCCAAGGCTTTGGCCTTTATGTTCGAACCAAAATGGGACAAGTTGAACTCTGAAGCTTTTATCCGTGCCATTGGACACTCTTTTTTCACTCTTTCTCTCGGTATGGGTGCTATCATGACCTATGCTGCCTCTTTGCCAAAAGATGCGAACATTACAAAAACGGCATTTATCGTTACATTTATGGATACGCTCATTGCACTCGTGGCAGGACTTGTAATTTTTAGCTTTTTGTTTCAATTTGGCGCCAAACCTGGACAGGGACCTGGCCTTGTTTTCATATCTTTACCAACAATTTTGAACAACTTTGGAACTTTGGGTATATTTTTCGCCCTTCTCTTCTTTCTTGCCTTGGCTTTTGCGGGCCTAACATCAGCAGTGAGCCTTGTAGAACCAGTGGTGCAGTATCTCATCGATAGATTTAATGTGACACGAACAAAAGCTGTCGTGATTACGAGTATTATCTATTGGCTCATCGGGATAGCGGCACTTCTTTCATTTACAAACAGTTGGGGAAAAGTTTTTAGTATTGGGGGCAAACCGCTTTTTGACATTTTAGAGTTTACAACAGACTCGATACTTCTGCCGCTCGGTGGATTTGCAATCGTTATCTTTGTTGGATATGTCCTTCCCAAAACGCAAGTACAGACTCATCTACAAAAACCGGGAGAACTCACTGGAAAACTCTACTCTGTTTGGTTATTCAGTATCCGCTACATCGCTCCGGTCGCCCTTGTTTTTATGATGCTCAATCTCTTGGGCATTGTAAAAATATGA